The following coding sequences lie in one Methylotenera versatilis 301 genomic window:
- a CDS encoding DMT family transporter codes for MQSHTKQASRDALIGALMVLAAAVTVSSKAIMVKLAYAYAEPFPVDASTLIALRMAFSAPFFIALAIWARASDAVPTISSQDAWAIALLGILGGYGPMLLDFAGLVYVTAGLERIILYIYPTIVVLLSAAMFKHHIGKRVYFALLATYAGVALVVGHDVLTVKSGSAETILGASLVAASAVAYAAYLIASGRLIPRVGASLFTAYTMLAATVASAAHYATTSHQVTILHLPTQVYLLSMLMAVVATVLPAILLNVGIHKIGSSKAALISSIGPVSTIFLASIFLGEGITLLQLAGTCLVLIGVLVISLGKK; via the coding sequence ATGCAATCCCACACTAAACAAGCCTCACGCGATGCCTTGATTGGCGCATTGATGGTGCTGGCTGCGGCCGTCACTGTGTCATCTAAAGCGATTATGGTGAAACTCGCCTATGCTTATGCTGAACCATTCCCCGTAGACGCTTCTACACTAATCGCTTTGCGCATGGCATTTTCAGCGCCGTTTTTTATTGCATTGGCGATTTGGGCGAGGGCATCGGATGCAGTGCCAACAATATCAAGCCAAGATGCTTGGGCAATTGCTTTGTTGGGTATTCTAGGTGGCTATGGCCCGATGCTGTTAGATTTTGCAGGTTTAGTCTATGTGACTGCTGGATTAGAGCGAATCATTTTATATATCTATCCTACCATCGTGGTTTTGCTAAGTGCGGCGATGTTCAAACACCATATCGGTAAACGCGTTTACTTTGCTTTATTGGCCACCTATGCGGGTGTAGCTTTGGTGGTTGGGCATGATGTGCTTACCGTTAAATCGGGCTCCGCAGAAACCATACTCGGTGCAAGTTTGGTCGCTGCTAGCGCCGTGGCCTATGCTGCTTATTTAATCGCGAGTGGCAGATTGATTCCACGGGTAGGCGCTTCGTTGTTCACTGCTTATACGATGCTAGCAGCCACCGTAGCAAGCGCGGCGCATTATGCTACTACCTCGCATCAGGTGACGATATTGCATTTGCCTACGCAAGTTTACTTACTTAGCATGTTAATGGCGGTGGTTGCCACAGTGCTTCCTGCAATTTTGTTGAATGTTGGCATCCATAAAATTGGCAGTAGTAAAGCCGCACTCATTAGCTCAATCGGCCCAGTATCGACGATATTTTTAGCCAGCATATTTTTGGGTGAAGGTATTACCTTACTGCAATTAGCGGGTACGTGTTTGGTATTGATAGGAGTACTGGTGATTAGTTTAGGAAAAAAATAG
- a CDS encoding efflux RND transporter permease subunit yields the protein MTLPELSIKRHVLAWMVSGVIILFGIIAYQRIGVDRVPSIDFPVITVNTTLRGANPDVIDTSITSVIESAINTTPGIEHIQSASSPGVSSISITFALSKNIDVAYNEVQSKVNQVVRRLPTDTDPPVVQKVDSNASPVIWLALSGDRTIQQLNLYASNVLKKKFETINGVGEVTLGGRRDRVIRVYIQPERMAAYKLTANDLITAFNREHVQLPGGFLVSSQAEQLLKLDLEFHKMTDLANMVIVDKAGAPIRLKDVATLEDGISDNRQIARYNGKPTVGIGMIKIANANTVDIIKEVEHRLETDVRPNLPAGMVLEISTNDGIFINQLVASLKEHLVEGTLFAALIVLIFMRSFSSTVMICLEIPVSLLGAIAVMYFAGYTFNSMTLLALLLLIGVVVDDAIVVRESILRHMEGEVGEGISAADLKNPLAVAAFRTKTTILGSNEVVFAVLASSASLVCIFAPVIFMDGIIGMFFKSFAVVVTFGVLVSLLVSLTLTPMLCSRYLSVTHNENALYKAVGRILGRMDEVYKKLLYSSLNHRGLVLLITLIFVAVSGFYSLKYVEKDFVPETDEGSFTINIKTPLGSSLDYTNSRLKLVEATLAKHKSEIDSYFATIGAGSRGQVNQGNVNVRLKPKEERAKSQQTLIKELKKELDQIPGVRAIPSPSSITRGQRSEKLQFNLTGVNLQEIGRISQLLQRELGANSDIGKVDVDVQLDLPQLNMQIDRTRASALGISANDIATAVSLYAGGINIAKYNELNGDGQRYDIRIKANDSELESIADLNKIYLRSSTGELVRIDAVASFSKELGAAVIGRYDLQYAVNFYANPAVPLGEAVDIVKATAAKIVPPDYTLKLTGQAEEFGKTMKNIKFVFALGFLLLYMVLASQFNSFIQPLFIMLAQPLAIIGGLIALLMTGNTLNIYSMIGLVLLIGLVAKNSILLVDLTNQLVEKGASINDALKEACPIRLRPVVMTSLTIILALLPAALGLGAGSETNKPLSVAIIGGMISSTLLTLVVVPAAYSLVMGRLKKTKPITPLTD from the coding sequence ATGACATTGCCTGAACTATCCATTAAACGCCACGTTCTCGCTTGGATGGTCTCTGGCGTGATTATTCTTTTCGGCATCATTGCATACCAGCGCATTGGTGTAGACCGCGTGCCATCGATTGATTTCCCTGTCATCACGGTCAATACCACTTTACGCGGCGCTAATCCTGACGTGATTGATACCAGCATTACTAGTGTCATTGAATCTGCCATTAACACTACGCCGGGTATTGAGCATATTCAGTCCGCCTCGTCGCCAGGGGTCTCCAGCATCAGCATTACTTTTGCACTGAGTAAAAATATTGATGTGGCTTACAACGAGGTGCAATCCAAAGTAAATCAAGTAGTGCGTCGTTTACCAACGGACACTGACCCACCTGTAGTACAAAAAGTTGACTCCAACGCATCACCCGTTATCTGGCTAGCATTGAGTGGTGATCGCACCATACAACAGCTCAACTTATACGCCAGTAATGTGCTGAAAAAGAAATTTGAAACCATCAATGGCGTAGGTGAAGTCACTTTAGGTGGCCGTAGAGATCGTGTGATTCGCGTCTATATTCAGCCTGAGCGCATGGCGGCCTACAAACTCACCGCCAATGACTTAATCACAGCGTTTAATCGTGAGCATGTGCAGCTTCCAGGTGGATTTTTAGTGAGTTCACAAGCAGAACAGTTGCTAAAACTAGATCTTGAGTTTCATAAAATGACAGACCTAGCCAACATGGTCATTGTTGATAAAGCGGGTGCGCCTATCCGCCTAAAAGATGTTGCAACGCTGGAGGATGGCATTTCGGATAACCGCCAAATAGCGCGTTATAACGGTAAGCCTACGGTTGGTATCGGTATGATAAAAATCGCCAATGCCAACACTGTCGACATTATTAAAGAAGTTGAACACAGACTAGAAACAGACGTTCGCCCGAATTTACCAGCAGGCATGGTGTTGGAAATTTCCACTAATGATGGTATTTTCATCAACCAATTAGTCGCTTCACTTAAAGAGCATTTGGTAGAAGGTACATTATTTGCCGCGCTGATTGTATTAATCTTCATGCGCTCATTTAGCTCTACTGTAATGATCTGTTTAGAAATTCCAGTATCACTTTTAGGCGCAATTGCCGTGATGTATTTTGCCGGCTACACCTTTAATAGCATGACCTTGCTTGCCTTGCTATTGCTGATTGGCGTGGTGGTCGACGATGCCATTGTGGTGCGTGAAAGCATCTTGCGTCACATGGAAGGTGAAGTTGGCGAAGGTATTAGCGCAGCCGATTTAAAAAATCCACTAGCCGTTGCCGCATTCCGTACCAAAACCACTATTCTAGGCAGTAACGAAGTGGTATTTGCTGTACTAGCCTCCTCTGCCTCACTCGTTTGTATCTTCGCACCCGTGATTTTTATGGATGGCATTATCGGCATGTTTTTTAAATCGTTTGCTGTGGTGGTGACATTCGGCGTACTGGTATCGCTGCTGGTTTCTCTCACACTTACACCTATGTTGTGTTCGCGGTATTTGAGCGTCACCCACAATGAAAATGCGCTTTACAAAGCGGTTGGTCGCATATTAGGTCGCATGGATGAAGTATACAAAAAGCTTCTTTACTCATCACTCAACCATCGTGGCTTAGTGTTGTTAATCACGCTGATCTTTGTCGCTGTGAGCGGATTTTACTCACTTAAATATGTAGAGAAAGATTTTGTACCAGAGACCGACGAAGGAAGCTTTACCATCAATATTAAAACACCGCTTGGCTCAAGTCTGGACTACACCAATTCACGCTTAAAATTAGTAGAGGCAACCCTTGCTAAGCATAAAAGTGAGATAGATAGTTACTTTGCCACGATAGGCGCAGGCTCACGTGGACAAGTTAACCAAGGCAACGTCAATGTACGTTTAAAGCCAAAAGAAGAGCGCGCTAAAAGCCAACAAACCCTGATTAAGGAATTGAAAAAGGAATTAGATCAAATTCCTGGTGTACGCGCTATTCCCTCACCTAGCTCGATCACGCGAGGTCAACGGTCAGAAAAACTCCAATTCAATCTCACTGGGGTAAATTTGCAAGAAATTGGCCGCATTTCGCAATTATTACAGCGAGAGTTAGGTGCCAATAGCGACATTGGCAAGGTCGATGTCGATGTTCAGCTAGACTTACCGCAACTCAATATGCAGATTGACCGCACCAGAGCATCCGCTCTTGGCATTAGCGCCAATGATATCGCTACAGCGGTTTCACTCTATGCAGGCGGCATCAATATAGCCAAATACAATGAGTTGAATGGCGACGGCCAGCGTTACGACATCCGCATAAAAGCCAATGACTCTGAACTTGAAAGCATCGCTGATTTAAACAAAATTTATCTACGCAGCAGCACTGGTGAATTAGTCAGAATCGACGCAGTTGCAAGCTTTAGTAAAGAGTTAGGCGCCGCTGTGATTGGTCGCTATGACTTGCAATATGCAGTCAATTTTTATGCAAATCCCGCGGTTCCTCTTGGCGAAGCTGTCGACATCGTTAAAGCCACCGCGGCCAAAATTGTGCCGCCTGATTACACGCTCAAACTTACAGGCCAAGCAGAAGAGTTTGGCAAAACCATGAAAAACATCAAGTTTGTATTCGCTCTCGGTTTCCTTTTGCTCTATATGGTACTCGCCAGCCAGTTCAACTCATTTATACAGCCACTATTCATCATGCTGGCACAGCCGCTCGCCATCATTGGCGGCTTGATTGCCCTACTTATGACAGGCAATACTTTAAACATCTACTCAATGATAGGCTTGGTATTGCTGATAGGCTTAGTCGCCAAAAATTCTATTCTGCTGGTCGACCTGACCAATCAGCTGGTAGAAAAAGGCGCCAGTATTAACGACGCTCTTAAGGAAGCCTGCCCTATTCGCCTGCGCCCAGTTGTAATGACCTCACTCACCATTATTCTAGCGCTGTTACCAGCAGCGCTAGGCTTAGGCGCGGGCTCTGAAACCAACAAACCGCTATCAGTCGCGATTATTGGCGGGATGATTTCGTCAACCTTGTTAACCTTAGTTGTAGTGCCTGCGGCTTATTCGTTAGTCATGGGTAGGCTTAAAAAAACTAAACCGATAACACCACTTACAGACTGA
- a CDS encoding efflux RND transporter periplasmic adaptor subunit produces the protein MQKNTRFFFIVLLSTLIIACGAKDASSEKSETDKKSAKPTLVTITQVKNQAVETSEEAIGTLEGLTNPTLSAEVAARVVKIHVNTGEAVKQGQLVATLDASDFGMQRNEAQAEVARIEALLSNQVKTVERNQALVNKKFISQNAVDNEVAQQNVLKEQLVGAKARVGSINHSSSKTKIYAPASGNVEKKLVDDGEFVKVGDPIIMIVSKQHLRAHLPFPEYIAAKLKPGLEVRLTSPTSETVVKSTIHDLKPMIVEGSRTVDVIADILGSPDWQPGASVTGTVVLGEQAAAMMVPEQSIVLRPAGEVVYVVRNNKAYQAVVKTGSHQNGMVELLSGVNENDTIVVDGAGFLTDDTAIKVADVSAGANTDKAANQPSKKTAP, from the coding sequence ATGCAAAAAAATACCCGATTTTTCTTTATCGTATTACTTTCTACCTTAATAATTGCTTGTGGCGCTAAAGATGCCTCTTCAGAAAAATCTGAAACCGATAAAAAAAGCGCAAAACCAACGCTGGTGACGATCACTCAAGTGAAAAATCAAGCCGTTGAAACCAGTGAAGAAGCTATTGGTACGCTTGAAGGATTAACAAATCCCACACTTTCTGCTGAAGTCGCTGCCCGCGTCGTTAAAATTCATGTGAATACTGGTGAAGCGGTCAAACAAGGCCAACTCGTTGCTACGTTAGATGCATCTGACTTCGGTATGCAACGTAACGAAGCGCAAGCTGAAGTCGCGCGTATTGAAGCGTTATTATCGAACCAAGTCAAAACCGTTGAGCGCAACCAAGCATTGGTGAATAAGAAGTTTATCTCGCAAAATGCGGTTGATAATGAAGTGGCGCAACAGAATGTATTAAAAGAGCAATTAGTTGGTGCTAAAGCCCGTGTTGGCAGCATTAACCACAGCAGTAGCAAAACCAAAATCTATGCGCCAGCCAGCGGCAACGTTGAAAAGAAATTGGTTGATGACGGTGAGTTTGTAAAAGTGGGTGACCCCATCATTATGATCGTTTCTAAGCAGCATCTACGTGCACACCTGCCTTTTCCTGAGTACATTGCAGCAAAACTCAAACCTGGTTTAGAAGTACGTCTCACTTCTCCAACCAGTGAAACCGTCGTTAAAAGTACAATTCACGATTTAAAACCAATGATAGTTGAAGGCAGCCGTACCGTTGATGTGATTGCTGACATACTAGGTTCGCCAGATTGGCAGCCTGGTGCCAGTGTGACGGGTACCGTTGTGCTTGGTGAACAGGCTGCCGCAATGATGGTGCCAGAGCAAAGTATCGTGTTGCGCCCTGCTGGCGAAGTCGTTTATGTAGTGCGCAATAACAAAGCCTATCAGGCCGTTGTGAAAACAGGTTCGCACCAAAATGGCATGGTAGAGTTGCTCAGCGGTGTCAATGAAAATGACACTATCGTTGTTGATGGCGCTGGGTTTTTAACTGACGACACTGCCATTAAAGTTGCGGATGTTTCAGCAGGTGCAAATACCGATAAAGCAGCCAATCAACCTAGTAAAAAAACCGCACCGTAA
- the ampD gene encoding 1,6-anhydro-N-acetylmuramyl-L-alanine amidase AmpD → MKYYAINEAGMATNAQYIASPNFDIRPESEISLIVIHNISLPPSQYGGNGIIELFTNCLNPNEHPYYAEIYTRKVSSHFLIRRDGKLVQFVSCLDRAWHAGVSNWDGRERCNDFSVGIELEGSDFEAFEPAQYLTLKELIASLTNAYPIQAIVGHSDIAPIRKTDPGPYFDWSQVDKIHKN, encoded by the coding sequence ATGAAATATTATGCAATCAACGAAGCTGGTATGGCGACTAACGCGCAATATATCGCATCGCCTAACTTTGACATTAGACCTGAGAGCGAAATCAGCTTAATCGTCATTCACAACATTAGCCTACCGCCCAGCCAGTATGGTGGTAACGGCATTATTGAATTATTTACTAATTGCCTTAATCCGAACGAACATCCTTACTACGCAGAAATATACACACGTAAAGTATCGTCACACTTTCTTATTCGACGTGATGGCAAACTCGTACAGTTTGTATCTTGCCTAGACCGTGCTTGGCATGCGGGTGTATCAAACTGGGATGGTCGGGAACGTTGTAACGATTTCTCGGTCGGAATAGAGCTTGAAGGTTCAGACTTTGAAGCATTTGAGCCAGCGCAGTACCTTACACTTAAAGAATTGATAGCAAGCCTGACTAACGCTTACCCGATTCAAGCTATAGTGGGACATTCTGATATTGCACCCATACGCAAAACAGATCCTGGACCCTATTTTGATTGGTCTCAAGTAGATAAAATACATAAAAATTAA
- a CDS encoding sodium:calcium antiporter, with amino-acid sequence MVFLELFVMLIVILIAAEVFTNALEHLGEKLGISEGVTGSIFAAVGTALPETMVPLLALLAGTQNVATNEEIGVGSILGAPLMLATLSISLMAISVWKRRGTQGHLRPERTGLTRDLNFFIAAFTFAAVAMYVPHTLTTVRYGLGACMVLIYVIYVMMTINASKALVEDGHATEAGGDMFLCKTGLPNNMVVVVIQLLLGLGLLIAGAKGFIHGVEAASHIMGISALLLSLLIIPIATELPEKVNSILWIRKGKDTLAFGNITGAMVFQGTLLPAIGIMLTPWEPRKEVVLGIAMTLLASIWLRYLVAKGGIRVWHLLVNGAMYVTYLVLVLS; translated from the coding sequence ATGGTATTTTTAGAGTTATTCGTCATGCTGATCGTGATTTTAATCGCGGCAGAGGTATTCACCAACGCGCTAGAACACTTGGGCGAAAAGCTTGGTATTTCTGAAGGCGTGACGGGCTCTATCTTTGCTGCAGTTGGCACTGCGTTGCCCGAAACCATGGTGCCTTTACTTGCTTTGTTGGCAGGTACACAAAATGTCGCGACCAACGAAGAAATTGGCGTAGGTTCAATTTTAGGCGCACCTTTGATGCTAGCGACTTTATCCATTTCACTCATGGCGATTTCGGTATGGAAGCGTCGCGGCACGCAAGGTCACTTAAGACCAGAGCGCACTGGCTTAACACGTGACCTTAACTTTTTTATTGCGGCATTTACTTTTGCAGCAGTTGCCATGTACGTGCCTCACACCTTAACAACGGTGCGTTATGGCTTGGGTGCTTGCATGGTATTGATTTATGTTATTTACGTGATGATGACGATTAATGCTTCAAAAGCCTTGGTGGAAGACGGCCATGCGACAGAAGCAGGCGGCGACATGTTCTTATGTAAAACGGGTTTGCCAAATAATATGGTAGTGGTGGTTATTCAGTTGTTGTTAGGACTGGGCTTGTTGATTGCGGGCGCTAAAGGCTTTATTCACGGTGTTGAGGCAGCCTCTCACATCATGGGTATTTCAGCATTGTTACTGTCTTTACTGATTATTCCGATTGCTACAGAATTACCTGAAAAAGTGAACAGTATTTTATGGATACGCAAAGGCAAAGATACTTTGGCATTCGGTAATATTACTGGCGCCATGGTATTTCAAGGTACTTTGCTACCTGCGATTGGTATTATGCTAACGCCTTGGGAGCCGCGCAAAGAAGTGGTGTTAGGTATTGCCATGACCTTGCTTGCGTCAATCTGGTTGCGATATTTAGTTGCTAAAGGCGGTATCAGAGTTTGGCATTTGCTGGTGAATGGTGCGATGTATGTGACTTATTTGGTGCTAGTGTTAAGTTAA
- a CDS encoding sigma-54-dependent transcriptional regulator yields the protein MTKKLTCLIVDDETDIRELLTMTLERMDIDTYSASNIQEAKSLLTQRQYALCLTDMQMPGGTGLDLVNYINEFHPGLPVAVITAHASAENAVSALKAGAFDYLSKPISLKQLRPVIEFALKLTSQASTSKGDALEMVGDSEPMVHVRAMITKLARSQAPVYISGESGSGKELAAKLIHKNSSRGDGAFIAVNCGAIPENLMESEFFGYKKGSFTGASQDKEGMFQAANGGTLFLDEVADLPLAMQVKLLRAIQEKKVRMVGGTNEEAVDVRIISATHKNLAEMMDAGLFRQDLYYRLNVIQLKMPSLRDRPTDIPLLANLLLAKLCAYQKISMPELDSDAQAYISKMQFPGNVRELENMLERALAMSDGKIITIEDLSYESSYGATSSGLNTQKNSTFNGEKPLDLNLPDYLEDVEKKAIVKALEKTNNNKTAAAKLLGVSFRTLRYRLSKLGLAKESDLDPDFENDDA from the coding sequence ATGACAAAAAAACTGACCTGCTTAATCGTTGACGACGAAACTGATATCCGTGAATTACTCACAATGACCCTAGAGCGCATGGATATTGATACTTATAGTGCGAGTAATATTCAAGAAGCCAAATCTTTACTCACACAACGTCAATACGCACTGTGCTTAACAGACATGCAAATGCCGGGCGGGACTGGGCTGGATTTAGTCAATTACATCAATGAATTTCACCCAGGCTTACCAGTTGCAGTCATCACCGCCCATGCCAGCGCTGAAAATGCAGTATCTGCACTTAAAGCTGGTGCTTTTGATTATCTAAGTAAGCCTATTTCACTCAAGCAATTACGCCCAGTGATCGAGTTCGCACTCAAGCTCACATCGCAAGCCAGTACCAGCAAAGGCGATGCACTTGAGATGGTCGGTGATTCTGAGCCTATGGTGCATGTACGTGCAATGATCACCAAGCTTGCGCGTAGCCAAGCGCCGGTTTATATTAGCGGCGAGTCTGGCAGCGGTAAAGAACTTGCAGCAAAACTCATCCACAAGAACAGCTCTAGGGGTGACGGTGCTTTTATTGCGGTGAACTGCGGCGCGATTCCAGAAAACTTGATGGAAAGCGAATTTTTCGGCTACAAAAAAGGTTCTTTTACAGGCGCAAGCCAAGATAAAGAAGGTATGTTTCAAGCGGCGAATGGCGGGACTTTATTTTTAGATGAAGTCGCTGACTTACCGCTGGCGATGCAGGTTAAACTCCTGCGTGCTATTCAAGAGAAAAAAGTGCGTATGGTAGGCGGCACCAATGAAGAGGCCGTGGATGTACGCATTATCAGCGCCACTCATAAAAACCTAGCTGAAATGATGGATGCAGGGCTGTTCAGGCAGGATTTGTATTACCGCCTAAACGTTATTCAACTTAAAATGCCTTCTTTGCGCGACCGTCCAACTGATATTCCCTTACTAGCAAATTTATTACTCGCAAAACTATGCGCCTACCAAAAAATCAGCATGCCTGAATTAGATAGCGACGCGCAGGCCTATATCTCAAAAATGCAGTTTCCTGGCAATGTGCGCGAGTTAGAGAACATGCTGGAGCGAGCTTTGGCCATGAGTGATGGCAAAATAATTACCATTGAAGATTTAAGCTATGAGAGCAGCTATGGCGCTACGAGCTCAGGATTAAACACGCAGAAGAACTCAACGTTTAATGGCGAAAAACCATTAGACCTCAATTTACCTGATTACCTTGAAGACGTTGAGAAAAAAGCGATCGTTAAGGCATTAGAGAAAACTAATAACAACAAGACAGCGGCGGCGAAGTTGCTTGGCGTAAGCTTTCGCACTTTGCGTTACAGGTTATCTAAGCTGGGCTTGGCTAAAGAAAGTGATTTAGACCCAGACTTTGAAAACGATGATGCCTAG
- a CDS encoding ATP-binding protein — protein sequence MLDSNVKQSLADSIDLSLQRHAINILNIFRFVLSLVFIVSYLYLGKDSIWQGGYAILTFKLSIAYFIFSIFILLISPLKSDVYRLSLPFQITADIVFIILFMLAAGGITSGLGLLLVIIIVIASLASNGRLSLFYAAIATIGLLLEQSYQILEDNLSAATYTQPVMLGLSCFATAWLAYSLAKRMQHSEALASARGIDIENLSQVNALITQEMQDGVIVVDEDLNIRHSNLQATALLSLAQDNEANFTLTKQAPEIATMFNDWVNGADEKNNSNISISNRELKLRFMPINQQKDSPLSDRNAGAVIFIQDLSQIQTAAQQAKLAALGRLTANIAHEIRNPLSAISHANQLLQEDENNSKSTERLLEIVADNIGRIDQIIKDVLELNRRDRTQQELFEISDFLSSFHAQFCAVEKVLDTQFQLDNLSQKTLSFDKRHLTQILWNLCKNGWEHSQKQAGSLKIICSEFSKSGLSIQIIDDGDGVAEQDQSRLFEPFFTTKNTGNGLGLYISRELAEANGAKLKYQALASGSVFILQLKKA from the coding sequence GTGTTAGATTCTAACGTCAAACAAAGTCTTGCCGACTCTATTGACCTATCGCTTCAGCGCCATGCAATCAACATACTCAACATATTTCGCTTTGTTTTAAGTTTAGTTTTTATTGTTTCTTATCTTTACCTGGGTAAAGATTCAATATGGCAAGGCGGCTACGCCATACTCACATTCAAACTGTCGATTGCCTACTTTATCTTTAGCATCTTCATTTTACTCATTAGTCCACTAAAGTCTGACGTGTATCGGCTTTCCTTACCATTTCAAATCACGGCTGATATTGTTTTTATTATTTTATTTATGCTTGCTGCTGGCGGCATCACTAGCGGGCTAGGGCTTTTACTTGTCATTATTATAGTTATCGCCAGTTTAGCCAGCAATGGTAGGTTGTCATTATTCTATGCTGCCATCGCCACTATTGGCTTATTGCTTGAGCAGAGCTACCAAATACTCGAAGATAATTTATCTGCGGCAACCTATACACAGCCAGTGATGCTAGGCTTAAGTTGCTTTGCGACAGCATGGCTGGCTTATAGTCTAGCGAAACGTATGCAGCACAGTGAAGCACTTGCTTCTGCGCGCGGCATTGATATTGAAAACTTGTCGCAAGTTAATGCCCTCATTACACAAGAGATGCAGGATGGCGTTATTGTGGTGGATGAAGACTTAAATATTCGCCACAGTAATTTGCAAGCCACCGCACTACTTTCCTTAGCACAAGATAACGAAGCTAATTTCACCTTAACCAAGCAAGCGCCTGAGATTGCGACAATGTTTAATGATTGGGTCAATGGCGCGGACGAAAAGAACAACTCGAATATTTCCATCAGCAACCGTGAGTTAAAGCTCAGGTTTATGCCTATCAATCAACAGAAAGACTCGCCTTTATCAGACAGGAATGCTGGCGCGGTAATTTTCATTCAAGATTTGAGCCAAATTCAAACGGCAGCGCAACAAGCTAAACTGGCGGCTCTAGGCAGATTAACTGCCAATATCGCACATGAAATTCGCAACCCATTAAGCGCAATCAGTCATGCGAACCAATTACTACAAGAGGATGAAAATAACTCTAAATCGACTGAACGACTACTCGAAATTGTGGCTGATAATATTGGGCGTATCGACCAAATTATCAAAGATGTGCTTGAACTAAATAGACGCGACCGCACGCAGCAAGAGCTCTTTGAAATAAGTGACTTCCTCAGCAGCTTCCATGCACAATTTTGTGCAGTGGAGAAAGTATTGGACACACAATTTCAGCTGGATAATCTATCACAAAAAACGCTCTCTTTTGACAAGCGCCATCTAACGCAAATTTTATGGAATTTATGTAAAAATGGCTGGGAGCATAGTCAAAAACAAGCAGGTAGCCTAAAAATTATTTGTTCTGAATTCAGTAAATCAGGCTTGAGCATACAAATTATTGATGATGGTGATGGCGTAGCCGAACAGGATCAATCTAGATTATTCGAACCGTTTTTTACCACTAAAAATACTGGGAATGGTTTAGGGCTTTATATTTCACGTGAGTTAGCTGAAGCCAATGGCGCAAAACTGAAATACCAAGCACTTGCTAGCGGCAGTGTCTTTATTTTGCAGCTAAAAAAGGCATAA
- a CDS encoding PP0621 family protein, translating into MWRLIFLGVIIYLLIVAFKRNKAGANNDDKNIKKDTPVKEQEIENMVQCASCAVHLPRSEAFLVNGEFYCSKAHIPK; encoded by the coding sequence ATGTGGCGACTGATTTTTTTAGGCGTAATCATTTATTTACTGATCGTAGCTTTTAAGCGCAACAAAGCTGGCGCAAACAATGACGATAAAAATATCAAGAAAGATACGCCTGTAAAAGAGCAGGAAATAGAAAACATGGTGCAATGTGCTTCATGTGCGGTACATTTACCGAGGTCAGAAGCATTTCTGGTCAATGGTGAGTTTTACTGCAGTAAAGCTCACATCCCTAAATAG
- a CDS encoding RNA polymerase sigma factor: MYQSTVSAMATTRELSDFLASVERRAFKQTAYAVRDDHAALDIVQDAMMKLAEKYGDKPAAELPMLFQRILQNTMRDFWRRQKVRNLWTTLLSSFGGSEDGEDRDPLETIDVEDDSDEPAAQLERSQTIKLIEAALEKLPARQREAFVLRYWEEMDVAETAKVMGCSDGSVKTHCSRAVHSLAIELKKQGLEKLGLSSLMLTSEGSKG, translated from the coding sequence ATATATCAATCAACCGTAAGCGCAATGGCAACAACTAGAGAACTTTCAGATTTCCTTGCGTCGGTAGAACGTCGTGCTTTTAAGCAGACGGCTTATGCCGTGCGTGATGATCATGCTGCGCTAGATATTGTACAAGACGCGATGATGAAGCTTGCAGAAAAGTATGGTGATAAGCCAGCAGCAGAACTGCCGATGCTGTTTCAACGCATTTTGCAAAACACTATGCGAGATTTTTGGCGCAGGCAAAAAGTTAGAAATTTATGGACTACTTTATTATCTTCATTTGGCGGCAGCGAAGATGGTGAAGATCGTGATCCATTAGAGACGATAGATGTAGAAGATGACAGCGATGAGCCCGCTGCACAGTTGGAACGTAGCCAAACCATCAAGTTGATAGAAGCGGCATTAGAAAAACTACCTGCGCGTCAACGAGAAGCCTTCGTGCTGCGTTATTGGGAGGAGATGGATGTTGCTGAAACGGCAAAAGTCATGGGTTGCTCAGACGGAAGCGTTAAAACGCACTGTTCTCGGGCAGTTCACTCATTGGCGATAGAATTGAAGAAACAAGGTCTAGAAAAATTAGGTCTATCAAGTTTAATGTTAACCAGCGAAGGCTCAAAAGGCTAG